TTACATTTCTCAGCAAAACATTGATTTGAAgatgttagggttagggttaagtcACAACCTCGCTTTCTTTAACAGTATTTTCACTGTAAACTTatctgaaatgatttgtttctCCATAACTGAGAGACAAACGCAGATGTTTGTATGAGATCCTGCATGAGTAAACAGTGGCCATAAATGTGACCTTCATTTATGACCCCTCTAAAGAGGAACAGGTCAGATCCACCCAGCAACATCCACTTATTGTCTGTCAcacttttttgtgaatattttgtcaAAGCTGAGGCTTGACGTGAGTCATGGATGGACTGCATTCGTTGGCTTGAACATGCCTGGATATTGCAAGTGAATTCCAATCTAAAGCAGTACTGTACTAAGCATAATGAATGTGAGAGTGAACCCATTTGCTCTTAGAATGAGAGAAGTAGCACTTTTTCTCACTGCCATACCTTAAATTTTCATTCTTTTCTCAAAAGTCACAATCACATTTTTTGGTttcaaatgttgatttattatacACCATTGTAACTGTATGAGAGTGAAAAATTCCCATACGCAGTAAGAGGGAAGAAAAGTGGGAAAGATCAGCTTTAACATCAATGTTTTCTctctgtattgtattttttagtgTCATTTATTGATTATCTTGTTGATTTTTCTACTCTGTAGTTTGTGTTTTCAATTATGTGTAcataatttttctcttttttttttctcttttttgtggattttgtgagttttgctgtatttggctTTTGGTTTTCTTCATTCTATCACTATATagcaacttttttatatatatataaatgtcctAACAAAATATCagatatgtgaaaataaataaaaacagattaatttgtatgaaatatttttgcatttttttcctcttccagTAATGCATAAACCAAGATAACAACCTTACATTATGAACTGCTTTTTATCTGCAGTTTTAGTAAGTGTTACAAGTCCAGAGATTTGCCAACCTTTTAAGCTGTTACCTTGtattcaatatataatatacttatgTTGTAATATAAATAGGTATTTCTATAAAAGGACACTAGACTATCAGGTTGGAACCAAACAGGATTAActtaagggtgtgtgtgtgtgtgtgtgtgtatatatatatatatatatatatatatatatatatatatatatatatatatatatatatatatatatatagttgtaatagtatgaaatattttaagttgagagctagagagagagacTAAAAATTAAGAAGCTCCCAGAAACTCAGAGACTCCCAGTTTTCATCTCAGTAACTGAAAACTAATAAGATTTCCATGTTTATAAATTGCAAGTTTAAAATTGTATCCACTATATTAAGACTTAATACAGAAGAGGAGTAGAACTACATTTCAAGGCACACACGTGCTGAACATAAATTCACGTGGACTGCAGAAAGACTTATCTAACGATCGTCATTCTGACTGGAAAGTCAGGTCTGGGACGGGACATGCAAAAACACCTTCACGCCCAAATCACTCCTGTTGTACTCGTACCCTAAATTTAAAACCAGCAGAACAAGAACATCTACCTGACACCCATGTGGACGCGGAATCACAGTTCGGTAAAGCTGTGTGGCGTTTGAGCGTGTTAAATATCTGGCCAGGGTGTGGCTCAAGGTTCTATGCGCGGCTCTCGACCAATCAGATTCGCTCCTGCTCCGGTTTTCCTGCTAGTGGGCGTGGTTGCCGTGACGACGCGGCGCTCCTGTCGACATCTTTCAGgaaatgaatttaaagaaattagaaATCCAGGAACTTGAACCGAAGCGAGTCACGGTGGGGTGGACCGAGGAGTTAGAGAATCGACTCTCTTTAGGCTAGTTTGAATGTTGGGCTTGCGGAGCAGAAGGAGAGAACATGTTGATAAAGGAATTGTAAGTGTTTCAGTATGATTTAACTGAGCTGAAGTTTTGATCTCGCGCTGAACTTGAACTTAAAGGCGCGTGTTTGGTAACTTTCAATGGCTGCTGTCTAATGAAGTAGACTTGTGTTGATTTTTGACTAATGaattattgatgatttttttttctctctcggtGTGTTAATTAGGTTATATCAAATAATCTAAAGTTTTACCTCTTGTCCTATTTcggattatattatttaattcctGTGATGAGTCATCGGTTTATTTGCTTTACAAAGTGAGAGGGAAAAAGCGTACCTTTTTTGGAGTTACAAACTGCAGGTAGTATAATGTGATTGTCACATGCTACCCCTCCGCCGGTCACGCGTCATAATGCACCGTTGTGCACGTCATAGTGCACTTAAATATGCTGTAGTATATACATATTAAGTGACTAAGTACTCCTCTAAATATATTATggcattaatatttatatagcaaGCAAGCTGAATTCTACCTGagctgtaaaatattacatttaacgtCACTACTGCCATAATGCCTTTTATTAATACTTGATTTTAACTGAATATGGtgataaagaacctttaattcGACAAGATTCCCAGCGTCATGGAAAACCTGAGAATTATCCGGTCAGATTTGAAAATATCAGGGGGGTTTAAAATGTGAGAAATAATCCTGGATTTAAAAGATTAGTATGCATTTGTGCAACCCCGTTTATCCTTTTTATTTTGTGGCGTTTGGTTGGAAAAACATTTTATGGAGGTTTAATTATTTCCAGTATGCAGAAATCtatcattttgtttattgtttacccatatatatatatatatatatatatatatatatatatatatatatatatatatatatatatatatctatatatatatatatatatatatatatattagtatctTATTCTAATTTGAGATCACTCAATGAAATAAACTCATTGTTAAACAATATTATCAGAACATTTCCGTTTCATGATTGCAAAGAGACGGTCAGGTCAGGTTACTGAATCAAGCAACTCCAGTTCTTAATAATTAAAGTGCTCTGTTGTTTATAAGATTAAGATTATTAATGCCATTGTCTTCAGATGGTAAAATGAAGGCTTGTTGGCATTCCCTGAGAGTATACCAAGTTGTCAAGGAGGTAAAtgtgattgaatgaatgaaaagagtTCAAAGgtcatcatgttttttatttttttatttatttttttgctgactAAGTGGCTTTTATCTTTTGTCTTTTAGTCGAATCGTCCTGCCTATTTCTGTCGAAGAGGTAAGTACCATATTTTTCACTTGAGTTCTAACAGGTGCTGCTTTATGGTTTATGAAAAGTTTCAATTTTAGTCTAGTCATAATTTGTTATTCCAGTTTTCCAGTCTCCGCCCAGTTTCTTCTGATGGGCCGGGCACTTTAGACGTTGAAGTGATGAATTGAAACAGTCTGAGGTTTGTGAGAAAGTGGCCTAGTTAAGTGCAGGCCTGTTTATAGTAGACAAGGACAGACTGTAATTAATTGTGACCTAAGACCGAGCTTATCAGACTTTAATAAGTGTGTCATCTTTGCTCCAGCTTACTAGGCAGAGGCTGATTTTGTTTTGTCCGTGTCATTTCTTGCCCTCCCTGTTGCAGTATTTGTTGATGTTGGCTGGTGTGTTTTTACCCTGCATATTTGAATATCTTGttctgtttctgttgtgtttgaaTAAGAAATCATTGTTAAAGGCAGTTGTTCTTGGCTAAATGGCAGTAAAGGTTTGACATGTGTAGTTGCATTCATTCCTGTTCACCTGCACAAAAAACCATTTAATACAGACTGATGGAGAATTGAACTAGTACCCAACCAGCTGAAACAGGAAGCACCTATAGGGTGTTACATTATGGTTTTGTAGACATACCGAGTGTATATGCAGACAGATGCATGACTCATTTCTGTATGGAACTGTAATTacgaaaaataaaatgaagcttTTGACTGCACAGTATTTCAGTAGCTTAATATCAGTTATCAGCCAATATTTGAATTTCTTTTCATCAGTATAATcgttggatatttaattgtgcatgcatattttgtctatttttatatttaacttaccaTTGCCATCATCTAATGCCATCATCTTCCCAAATAGTGTCAGTTTAATATCTGCCATTTCTCAATTATTAGTcattatgtaaaaattattatcGACTTAGAATTAGCCAGCACTTTTCCCTCTTTCATACTGTACACTATCATTTGAATATCTTCATAAATTCATATGTAGcgtttaaaatgtattgtttttagtgttttatattaatgtaaaactggtgttgatttgttttgtttttttgtttttttttacattttatcagttttatgtCATAACATTAAAATTATCGGTTGATTTTTGCAGCtagaatttgaataaaatgtttcgAATTTGTATCCGAAGTCTCAAActactaaaatatttttctactcCTACTGTTTATAGTGTTGGGCAGGAGCTGGTCAGAGTTGGAAAACTAGAGATGCATTTGCTAGAAGCAGTTTCCCTCTTTTCTATCATCAGTTTATAGGGTTTGAAGACTTCCTCTATAactgtgtctgtttgtttatggCACACCAGCCTGTATATGGCTATTTGTCTATGCAGATGCTGAATCAGCTCTCAGCACCGTACGCAGCCATGACATGCAAATGCACAACTTGTCAGAATACACTCActttcaatgttttttgtttgtcattaagACGTGTTATACTGTAATTTGCATATAAACATTATTCTCTCATCTGCAGTACCAGGTGGGCCAGCTGTACTCCGTAGCAGAGGCCAGTAAGAATGAGACGGGCGGTGGAGAAGGGGTGGAGGTCCTGAAAAACGAGCCCTACGAGAAGGAGGATGGAGAGAAAGGACAGTACACACACAAGATCTACCACTTGCAGaggtaataatcataatattaacTATTCAGTATTGTAGTCTATATTgtagtaccatggtattatcatttttttgtaagtgtcATCTTATGTGGTGTCGACAAGCAGAAAAATGATTCATAGTCTGTTTTTCACAGTTTCTCTCTGTGATtctcaatctctctctgtcttaTGCAGTAAAGTGCCAACTTTTGTACGGTTACTGGCCCCTTCATCTGCCCTGAGTATCCATGAGAAGGCCTGGAATGCTTATCCTTACTGTCGGACAGGTACCGGCCACAATAACACAGCTTTACTGAATACACAACAACTGTACATTCACACGTGACTGATCTATTAAACACAGAACTCACAGAACTctgtttttcctattttttttgtatgtgctcCTACATCATCAATCATTCACTCCAGTTCTTACGGTGAGTGTATGAGACAcctgtgtgtatttacataaaaCTTATTATAGtcatattactattaataataattaataatcaacattttattcctattTATCAGGTTGTATTCTTTTATATGCAAcgccttttaaaagtttggggtcgggaagattttttaaaatgtttcttattctcaccaaggctgcatttatttgatcaaagataaaGTCATAaccttattattgtaaaatattattcaaattttaaatgcatgatttCCATTTGGATATActttacagtgtaatttattcctgtgatagtgaagctgaattttcagtatcattacatgattcttcagaaatcattctgatatgctgatttggtgctcaagaaacatttgtgctgcttaattttgtgtagacatggcaaaaaaaattccaaataaatagcattaatttaaatagaaatcctttgtaacatactaaatgtttttactgtgacttttgatcaatttaatgcatccctgcattcatttctttgaaaaaatcttacagacttcagacttttgaacagtagtgtgtctgtgtatcaaatgtgtttttatagaaTGAGTACATGAAGGACAATTTTCTAATCATGATTGAGACGTGGCACAAGCCTGACCTCGGTGATCAGGACAATGTGAGTAGACAGCCGACATTTTGCAGATAAATGCACATGATAATTTAATTACGCGGCACCACAGTGAGCAAGAAATAGCTGTAAGAATCTTGTTAACTAACCGTGtgctttctgcttttttttttttttttttaaaaggtccaTAAGCTTGACCCTGAACAGTGGAAGAAGGTTGAGGTGGTGCACATCGACATTGCTGACAGGTCTCAGGTGGACACTAAGGTAAGGAACCCTGAGTTTTTACTTTAGATGCATGATCAGACTTTAAGACATGCTGACATTTTGATTTTCTTCACAGGACTACAAACCAGACGAGGATCCAGCCACATTTAAATCACAGAAGACTAATAGAGGACCATTAGGACCTGACTGGAAGGTGTGTATGGTTTCCTGAATTGATTTTAGGTAAATATCTCCAGCATTTTTGTAGAGGTGTAGATCGcgtttgtttctgtgtgttgcAGAAAGAACTTCCTCAGAAGACCGACTGCCCTCATATGTGTGCCTATAAACTAGTCACAGTCAAATTCAAGTGGTTTGGCCTGCAGAATAAAGTGGAGAATTTCATTCACAAGGTATAAAACTATAAATTACCTCATGCTGTGTTCAGTTTTTATATCACCAGAATGTCCATTAAAACGTCATAGAGGTGTGGTTTAGAAAGATAAacagtttgtgtttgttcagTTTATTAGAGGGcttggtgtttgtgtgttagtcTGTTTTTAATGCAGTGACTCGTGAAGTTTGTTTGCTTTTACTTCAGCAAGAGAAGCGCCTGTTCACCAACTTCCACAGGCAGCTCTTCTGCTGGTTAGACCGATGGATCAGTCTGACCATGGAGGACATCCGCCGCATGGAGGAGGAGACGCAGAAAGAACTTGATAATGTGCGTTCAACaactgcttcttttttttttatttttttatcatgaacAGAGTGAAGATGGTTTAAAGAAATGATTTATAATGGTCACTGGTTTTAAAATAAGATGCTGTGTACAGTGTTacctttaacaaaaactattcaatttactattgaaataaagctgaaatgaaatataaataattaatgaaaaacttaaaacacttgaaaatgtaaaattactgttTGTGCCTAAATAATTTAACTTAACTTAGTAACTAAAATCATTCAATATGAGTGCGGGAAGTGAATTCAGGCagtattataatgtacagtatgaaaactaatattcattttgaagtttgctaaagattacatttaacagttttaagtttttaatagtaaatgtaaaacgagcatgcataattaaatattcCAGTATTTATAATCCAATACTGACAAGTCTGAAATTCTTTTTTCTGCTATAGATGCGAGTGAAGGATCCAGTGAAAGGGATGTCTGCCG
This portion of the Cyprinus carpio isolate SPL01 chromosome A15, ASM1834038v1, whole genome shotgun sequence genome encodes:
- the LOC109088496 gene encoding phosphatidylinositol transfer protein alpha isoform-like; translation: MLIKEFRIVLPISVEEYQVGQLYSVAEASKNETGGGEGVEVLKNEPYEKEDGEKGQYTHKIYHLQSKVPTFVRLLAPSSALSIHEKAWNAYPYCRTVLTNEYMKDNFLIMIETWHKPDLGDQDNVHKLDPEQWKKVEVVHIDIADRSQVDTKDYKPDEDPATFKSQKTNRGPLGPDWKKELPQKTDCPHMCAYKLVTVKFKWFGLQNKVENFIHKQEKRLFTNFHRQLFCWLDRWISLTMEDIRRMEEETQKELDNMRVKDPVKGMSAADE